One window from the genome of Nitrospira defluvii encodes:
- a CDS encoding DUF692 family multinuclear iron-containing protein: MVASKYDKCEPMESEFIQRAKALSALGAGLSVDVYSPDLLQLVDALDEAELHPGYLEVFKATTSAMHWVRRRLPDMPLTYHGEGLWTTQPDFPQSNSGRQGVAEACAQLAALRSAWLNHECATKQMVGYAFGTYLPPLYTEWSATMTAENVTFLQAQVDTQAQQDGIDPALVLLEMPPLTYFGCGSLAIPRFFRQVTELSACGLVLDIGHLWTVYRYTGAWRRQTVESFVAEFLDEFPMERVIEIHVAGLAEFQTSVNRVTAADARDRPYWIDAHGASIPALLFDLLAQVLAHPRLRSLKGVALEVDTKPIATIVEEYGRFVTRFERSITEVQRIGHAGSLPSRRAETGYGLDVRKTLTADERSALHHQYQWYVHRVTACDPQSIEGELSLLGGSPEDLSRYRDCYLPHELLHWGGELQDMFPKTCGLLAEAGVPLEQFVSAWFSRPRPEQDDYDFFLLKIDRFVEFVEQWCPKAAQRVGDEARELRDAYRAANEPIGSVGERV; the protein is encoded by the coding sequence ATGGTTGCTTCAAAATATGACAAATGTGAGCCGATGGAAAGCGAATTCATACAACGTGCGAAGGCCCTCTCGGCACTAGGTGCAGGGCTCTCGGTGGATGTCTATTCACCCGATCTGTTGCAGCTTGTCGACGCGCTTGATGAGGCGGAATTGCATCCGGGGTACCTGGAAGTCTTCAAGGCAACGACTTCGGCCATGCACTGGGTGCGGCGGCGGCTGCCGGACATGCCGCTGACCTACCATGGTGAGGGACTGTGGACCACACAGCCCGACTTTCCTCAAAGTAATTCCGGACGGCAAGGGGTGGCTGAGGCCTGCGCGCAATTGGCCGCTCTGAGGAGTGCGTGGCTCAACCATGAATGCGCCACCAAGCAGATGGTGGGCTACGCATTCGGCACCTATTTGCCGCCGCTCTATACGGAGTGGTCGGCAACAATGACCGCGGAGAACGTCACTTTCCTGCAGGCGCAGGTCGACACGCAGGCACAGCAGGACGGAATCGATCCCGCGCTCGTGCTGCTGGAGATGCCGCCGCTCACCTATTTTGGTTGTGGATCTCTCGCAATCCCCCGGTTCTTCCGCCAGGTGACCGAGCTGTCGGCGTGCGGATTGGTGCTGGATATCGGGCATCTATGGACCGTCTATCGGTATACCGGTGCCTGGCGTCGGCAGACGGTGGAGTCCTTCGTGGCCGAGTTTCTGGACGAATTTCCCATGGAACGGGTGATCGAAATTCACGTCGCCGGGTTGGCTGAGTTTCAGACGAGCGTGAATCGCGTCACGGCGGCCGACGCGCGTGACCGGCCCTATTGGATCGATGCACATGGGGCATCCATCCCGGCCCTGTTGTTCGATCTGTTGGCCCAGGTCCTCGCGCACCCGAGACTGCGGTCGTTGAAAGGGGTGGCCTTGGAAGTCGATACCAAACCGATTGCGACGATTGTCGAAGAGTATGGTCGATTCGTAACGCGGTTTGAGAGGTCCATCACGGAGGTGCAGCGAATCGGACATGCGGGATCCCTTCCGTCTCGCCGAGCAGAGACGGGTTATGGACTCGATGTGCGGAAGACCCTGACGGCGGATGAGCGTTCGGCATTACACCATCAGTATCAATGGTATGTTCACCGTGTCACCGCATGTGATCCTCAGTCGATAGAAGGTGAATTGTCCCTGCTGGGCGGGTCGCCCGAGGACCTGAGCCGCTATCGTGACTGCTATTTGCCGCATGAATTACTGCATTGGGGGGGAGAGTTGCAGGACATGTTTCCGAAGACCTGCGGCTTGCTGGCGGAGGCCGGGGTGCCACTGGAGCAATTTGTCTCCGCATGGTTCAGTCGGCCCAGACCGGAGCAGGACGACTATGATTTTTTCCTGCTGAAGATCGATCGGTTTGTCGAGTTCGTGGAACAGTGGTGCCCGAAGGCAGCGCAGCGCGTGGGCGATGAGGCGAGAGAGTTACGAGACGCCTATCGTGCCGCGAATGAGCCGATCGGGTCGGTCGGGGAGCGCGTATGA